One part of the Lotus japonicus ecotype B-129 chromosome 2, LjGifu_v1.2 genome encodes these proteins:
- the LOC130739973 gene encoding xyloglucan O-acetyltransferase 1-like, giving the protein MNAFKKSTAKAFKIPSISLTKRSFLTCTLIAFLCLYFYLLSLASSPSPEPDQVPHSTTHITHQPSLSSSPNLSPVPSPAPDNYYSSVSVSPPLSLTPIISPVNLLPHSRYITYHPSISPSPQPALSPSPSPELSHSTHNNYHSSVSASPPQSPAPSPASELPQYSTHTTDHISLPPFPLFPISPSPEPELYLHSDHSYVSAPPPVSLTQSPAIELPQYFKYITYHSSLSPSSSLSFSPSPSPELLLPTHITDQSSVSASPPLSLTSSPAPEIPHSSNITYHSFLPASPLPSPPAPSFHPGEKAYKRPCDYFNGKWVRDRRSPLYNGTCGVIREPQNCMTNGRPDMGYLHWRWKPRRCNLPRFDPETFLQVIRNKHVAFVGDSVARNQLESLICMVSSTSTPKLIYRGLGWWHFPSHNATLSSYWAPFLVQGVQRQLKGPGPRHNTMYLDQVNESWDRDMEQMDLIVLGFGHWFADIPSVYYEGGSILGCQKFPDLNCTDIGFYVPIRKALRTALNSIIERKAAKGNGGGVIVRTFTPVHFKGSWDKGGTCSKTKPYKHGEKKLEHRDAEIRKIGMEELQNAKEKAKQFGGFRFEVLDLTKLASMRPDGHPGAYRSPFPFAKGVPKNVQNDCTHWCLPGPIDTWNEIFLEMIKKWEEQSRNDE; this is encoded by the exons ATGAATGCTTTTAAAAAAAGCACTGCAAAAGCATTCAAAATCCCATCCATTTCCCTCACAAAGAGATCATTTCTTACCTGCACACTCATTGCATTTCTCTGTTTATATTTTTACCTTCTGTCCCTTgcttcatcaccatcaccagAACCTGATCAGGTTCCTCATTCTACAACCCACATCACTCACCAAccctctctttcttcttctcccaaTTTGTCCCCTGTTCCATCCCCTGCACCTGATAACTATTACTCCTCTGTTTCAGTATCACCTCCTCTGTCCCTAACTCCAATTATATCTCCTGTAAATCTTCTTCCTCATTCTAGATACATCACCTACCACCCTTCTATTTCTCCTTCTCCACAACCAGCTCTTTCTCCATCCCCATCACCTGAGCTTTCTCATTCTACCCACAACAACTATCACTCATCTGTTTCTGCATCTCCCCCTCAGTCCCCTGCTCCTTCCCCTGCATCTGAGCTTCCTCAATATTCTACTCACACCACCGACCACATCTCTCTTCCTCCTTTTCCCCTTTTTCCCATTTCTCCATCCCCAGAACCTGAGCTTTATCTTCATTCCGATCACTCCTATGTTTCTGCACCTCCTCCTGTGTCTCTCACTCAATCTCCTGCAATTGAGCTTCCTCAATATTTCAAATACATCACCTACCATtcctctctttctccttcttcctctctttcatTTTCTCCATCCCCATCACCTGAGCTTCTTCTTCCTACCCATATCACCGATCAATCCTCTGTTTCtgcatctcctcctctgtcTCTTACTTCATCCCCTGCACCTGAGATTCCTCATTCTAGCAATATCACCTACCACTCCTTTCTCCCTGCTTCTCCCCTCCCCTCTCCTCCTGCTCCTTCTTTTCATCCAG GGGAGAAAGCATACAAGAGACCATGTGACTACTTCAATGGAAAATGGGTTCGAGACAGAAGAAGCCCTTTGTACAATGGTACATGTGGTGTGATCAGAGAACCCCAGAATTGCATGACCAATGGCAGGCCAGACATGGGGTATCTTCACTGGAGGTGGAAACCAAGAAGGTGCAATCTTCCAAGGTTTGATCCTGAGACTTTTCTTCAAGTCATTAGGAACAaacatgtagcttttgttgGAGATTCTGTAGCAAGGAACCAATTAGAGTCCCTTATTTGCATGGTATCCTCTACTTCAACACCTAAACTTATCTATAGAGGTTTGGGTTGGTGGCATTTTCCTTCTCACAATGCAACCTTATCATCATATTGGGCCCCATTTCTTGTGCAAGGTGTTCAAAGACAACTAAAAGGGCCTGGACCACGTCATAACACAATGTATTTAGATCAAGTTAATGAGAGTTGGGATAGGGACATGGAACAAATGGATCTAATTGTACTTGGATTTGGACATTGGTTTGCTGATATTCCTTCAGTTTACTATGAGGGTGGCTCAATTTTAGGTTGCCAGAAATTTCCTGATCTAAATTGCACTGATATTGGTTTTTATGTCCCAATAAGAAAGGCTTTGAGGACTGCTCTTAATAGCATAATTGAGAGGAAAGCAGCTAAAGGAAATGGAGGTGGAGTCATTGTGAGAACATTCACACCTGTTCATTTTAAAGGTTCTTGGGATAAGGGAGGTACTTGTTCAAAGACTAAACCTTATAAACATGGGGAGAAGAAACTTGAACACAGGGATGCTGAGATTAGAAAGATTGGAATGGAGGAATTGCAAAATGCTAAGGAAAAAGCCAAACAGTTTGGAGGGTTTAGGTTTGAGGTATTAGATCTTACCAAATTGGCATCAATGAGACCAGATGGGCATCCCGGTGCTTATAGGAGTCCATTCCCATTTGCTAAGGGGGTTCCAAAGAATGTGCAGAATGATTGCACTCATTGGTGCTTGCCTGGACCTATAGACACATGGAATGAGATTTTTCTTGAGATGATAAAGAAATGGGAGGAACAATCAAGAAACGATGAGTGA
- the LOC130739974 gene encoding uncharacterized protein LOC130739974 isoform X2 — MHVFKMRSAKAYRYQSLSLLWRLVPCTFLALLCLYFYPHFNNSSPPTDPHPYSSYITYNPSLSAPVLFPPPSYSGILLAEKHKAPLLALSPNSGRDRITKYTRQIPRDLYACIIQTSIMEHEDVLQLL, encoded by the exons ATGCATGTCTTCAAAATGAGAAGTGCAAAAGCATATAGATACCAATCCCTCTCCCTCTTATGGAGACTTGTTCCCTGCACATTCCTAGCACTACTTTGTTTATACTTCTACCCTCACTTCAATAACTCATCTCCACCAACTGATCCGCATCCTTACTCCAGCTATATCACATATAACCCCTCTCTTTCTGCTCCTGTCCTTTTTCCTCCCCCTTCTTATTCAG GTATTTTATTGgcagaaaagcataaagctccTCTTCTTGCCCTTTCTCCTAATTCAG GGAGAGATAGGATTACGAAATACACAAGACAAATACCCAGAGACTTATACGCCTGTATCATCCAGACAAGTATCATGGAACATGAAGATGTATTGCAGCTGCTTTAG
- the LOC130739974 gene encoding xyloglucan O-acetyltransferase 2-like isoform X1: MHVFKMRSAKAYRYQSLSLLWRLVPCTFLALLCLYFYPHFNNSSPPTDPHPYSSYITYNPSLSAPVLFPPPSYSGILLAEKHKAPLLALSPNSEKDKGYKKECDYFKGKWVPDRRGPLYNGTTCGDTIQNTHNCMTNGRPDMGYLYWRWKPRRCNLPRER, translated from the exons ATGCATGTCTTCAAAATGAGAAGTGCAAAAGCATATAGATACCAATCCCTCTCCCTCTTATGGAGACTTGTTCCCTGCACATTCCTAGCACTACTTTGTTTATACTTCTACCCTCACTTCAATAACTCATCTCCACCAACTGATCCGCATCCTTACTCCAGCTATATCACATATAACCCCTCTCTTTCTGCTCCTGTCCTTTTTCCTCCCCCTTCTTATTCAG GTATTTTATTGgcagaaaagcataaagctccTCTTCTTGCCCTTTCTCCTAATTCAG AAAAGGACAAAGGTTACAAGAAAGAATGTGACTACTTTAAAGGCAAATGGGTTCCTGATAGGAGAGGCCCTTTGTACAACGGTACAACATGTGGCGATACGATCCAAAATACCCATAATTGCATGACCAATGGCAGGCCTGACATGGGGTATCTTTATTGGAGATGGAAACCTAGGAGGTGCAATCTTCCAAG GGAGAGATAG